The genomic segment GGTGTAAAGCTGTCCTGTGTACTTACTTTTGTCCACTGCACCAAACAAGATGCTCCCGAAGTGTGCATCAGGTccattcaaaaataaagaatacGCTATTTTATTAATCTTTCCCTGATTTTTTAATTCCATTGGAAAGTTATCATATATGAAAGGTGTTCTGTTCAATGCCAATGCGTATTCGATACCATCTGTAAATTCTGCAATGGGAAGCGATATGCCTAAAATGCCACTTGGATTGCCTATTGTATCATTTGATACACCAAAAGTGAAATCATTTAGAGTAATATTTTCGAAAGAGACAACATCCGTACCATAAGTCCCTGCATAATACGTACCATCTCCGTATGtgttattgaaaaacgTCGCATTATTCTCAAAAGTAGATGAGTTGCTTGCATCGAATGTACCCCAATAAGAGCAGAGAGTGTTATAAGCTTCTGATGAGATGGTAGTCGAAGGAAGCCCATTGAACGTTGCTGTGAGCTCGTAATTATCAGTTGAAGCGTAGTCAGATCCGTCAGACATCGATTTGCAATAGGCAATGTCAGCATTATTCACAATCATATCTGAAGAGCCAGTATCTAACTGTAGGTACAACGTTTGTGGAGGCGTTCCGATTTCCATCTTGACAACATACACTCCTATTCCATTTATCACTGTGGTGTTAAGAACctcatttcttttgaagaCGGTAGAAACATCCTGTGTGCATATATTTATAATATCAGCCAACTTTTGAACAGGAAACTTAACATAGGAACTTGCGGAAGACCCTAAAACGGTCAATGAACACATCAATGATGACAACAAAGAGAGGATGGAAATCAATTGCATATTGATAGCTTTGCGTTGTCTTCAAATATCCTTATTTTCGAAAGAGACAAAATTTAACAACTGATCAaccaatgaaaaaagagaacaaGGAAGAACGATGAAAAACCCTATTCCAAGATCATAACACCTTATATACTCTCAACTTTGAAAGCAGTTCCAAAGCTTAAATCCTCGAAGAGTACTGCTTGCATGAGGTTTACGCAACAGGTCTAGTCAGTTTTAACTCCTCGGATATCTCGAGATATTTTGCTGTAGTGAGCGACAGGGTAGCAAATTTTTGGACCCTTAACCCCTTATACAAATTACCACCATATGTTCCTTTTCTGCAGCGAAAACCTCGGTGTTGTCAGAAACAATTTAAGAAAAGCACAGGCGAAATTGGGCTTGCACTGGGTGATCAACAATGCCAGAAATAAATGAGAAGCTTTTTACTCTTGCTTTtgcttcttcctctttatGTTCAAGCCAGCCAAGCTATGTTATAGTGTTGAATGTCTTGAACCGTTATAGTTTCTAAAAATAACTTTACATTTTGTTATGcaatcttcatcatctcGAACTTTTCAACAAACGTTCAACAGTGATGGTCTTCCCCAGTGAACCAAAAGACATATGACGCTCGTATGGTATGTTAAAAACAACATAGAGGATAGTAGGTCGGGGTTTATTGTAGAAAGGACATAAATAGTTGACGTGgtaaattttcatcaactAAAGCCACATCTATTTTGCCAAGTAGGAGATAATGTAATATGTAGAGGGATCGAGATTTACTGAAGCCTCACGTGAGGGCAATCTGGAATCAGATTGCACTGGTTTGCACCATACCtctcaaagaagaaaacgtACTACTTTTTTAGTTGAGTATGGATAGGGTAGTGTTTCCTAAAGTTATAAGGTAAAAGGGGCAGAGGAAAAGTCgataataatttgaaagaaacttGCTTCCATATTCACAAAGGAGCTGGATACTTCATGTCATCCGCACATATATctacaaaaatttcaactttttgaGGTTGATACTAAGTCTTTCGCTAccaaaatgaaagaaatcaaTTTGGAGAGACTTAGGCTGAATATTTCCGCGTTCTCTCTGGGGATGAAAGATTTCTTACTGCAAAGAGTTTCAGTATTTACGGATTGgttacaattttttttttttatcataatCAATTCTTTGAATATCAACTTCTCTCAATACCATCCGCCTCTCAGCGGCTACAATTACGTAATTGCACCAAGGCCTTCGCCGAGAGTTTACATATTTGCAGACCCTAACAGTATACGACTCCCAACACACGTTTAATGTTGTACGAATTCAAGAgatagaaatatttcttgCATGGAAGCCGTTTAGAGCAGACTGAATATGGGCTTAGACAATAAGCTTCTGTACGAGGGTCCAAATCTAAAATTCggatattctttttgaccgaaaaaggaaatgtCACAGGCACAGAAAAGGGTTTTATAAGGCACCTCGGCACCCTATAATTGGCATTCCCACATTCTGCGCATACGAATACACATGAGTGCCATAAAACAATACTCCACATACGAAGTCTATGAAAGATGTATGATTCGTTCAGAAACAAGGTCATCTCCATAGAGATAATGAGATTGTGTGAAAGATGAGATATGGAGGATATGTGAGGTGCTAAATGAGCACCTGTTAACGAATCGTTTAAGTAGTGATGACTGATGAAGGCATGGGTATAAATAGAGCTGCTTCAACTGTATGTCTTTGAGAATATGTTTTTATTCCTTTCTTTCCTGTTAAGCTTATATCAGCactaaaaaacaaaacaaatataatGGTCAAATTAACTTCAATCGCTGCTGGTGTCGCCGCCATCGCTGCTGGTGTTGCCGCTGCCCCAGCCACTACCACTCTATCTCCATCTGACGAAAGAGTTAACTTGGTCGAATTGGGTGTTTACGTCTCCGATATCAGAGCTCATTTGGCCCAATACTACTTGTTTCAAGCAGCTCATCCAAGTGAGACCTACCCAGTTGAAATTGCTGAAGCTGTTTTCAACTATGGTGACTTCACCACCATGTTGACTGGTATTCCAGCTGAACAAGTCACCAGAGTTATCACTGGTGTTCCATGGTACTCTACCAGATTGAGACCAGCTATCTCCAGTGCTCTATCTAAGGACGGTATTTACACTGCTATTCCAAAATAGAGACATGCCTTTACGAATGAGATTCCATAGACATTGAAAGTAacgaaaaaatgaaataaaaaatgcttTCAATATAAATACAGCTGATTacatataaacatatattaatattataaattcATTTGCTTTCACGAACTACCGGCTGGGCGTCAATATAATAGGGAACGCATAGTTGctcttttatctttctcACAACTAGGGGTTTTTTTATGTGAGCTGTACGGAATAGGCCAGTTTTACAACAGGATTCGTAGATCAGAATCCGTTCAAGCTATTCACCTGTTACAGCAGTAGAGTTGCTCTTGTCTTGACCCGTGAATATTAAATACTGTAGAACCAGAACGGATACTTGAATATATTCAACGATgggaaaataaaaagacatataagaaaaatgtgCTAGTACGGTAAGGAGGAtactgaaaagaaaaggaaaatataGTTTAAAATAGTAAAGATAACCCACTTTCGTTATGGGTTTAGTGAGGGTTGGTAACGAACCGTAGCGCGGTGTAGTATGCTGTGAATAATTGTACTTTAGCATAGTTAACATTACAATCTTTGTACGTTTATATAACAAATATGATAGAGTAtgagaaaaattaaatgatACATTTTGAGGTTAAGGTTGAAACTATTATATGGAAGAAAGGTGGAATATAGTTAGGGCCAAAATGACACTATAAATGACATGATGTGAGCCTTAGTAAGGTGAGAGCTACGCTTCCTGGTTTAAATCAAAACCGAGAGCCCAAAATATTATCGGTATCGACGTAACATTTCAATGTCATTCAAGCTTAAAGGAGATCAGCGCAAATGCGTGAAGTCTTAGTCATTGTAAATGcgatttttctttgttgaaGGTGAAGTCGGAAAATTCACATGACTGCAAAAAAATCCTAGTCTACAGTATGGTAACCAAAAAATgctatatatacatatgtCCTGCATGAAAGAGAGGGCGAGTTTTCAGTTTGACAAGCTTTCTCTTATTGCTGCTATTCCTCTCTTTTGTTtgccattttcaaaatttgttttgtcTAACCATTCTTCAAAGGTTTTACGAATGCGTAACCATTCTTTATCGATTATTGAAAACCATTGAGTGTCGCGAGTGCGAC from the Saccharomyces cerevisiae S288C chromosome IX, complete sequence genome contains:
- the YPS6 gene encoding aspartyl protease (Putative GPI-anchored aspartic protease; member of the yapsin family of proteases involved in cell wall growth and maintenance) yields the protein MQLISILSLLSSLMCSLTVLGSSASSYVKFPVQKLADIINICTQDVSTVFKRNEVLNTTVINGIGVYVVKMEIGTPPQTLYLQLDTGSSDMIVNNADIAYCKSMSDGSDYASTDNYELTATFNGLPSTTISSEAYNTLCSYWGTFDASNSSTFENNATFFNNTYGDGTYYAGTYGTDVVSFENITLNDFTFGVSNDTIGNPSGILGISLPIAEFTDGIEYALALNRTPFIYDNFPMELKNQGKINKIAYSLFLNGPDAHFGSILFGAVDKSKYTGQLYTLPMLQAFNTLGSNPGMIITAQSVAILDSESGNKTVSDIQFPVMLDSGTTFSYLPTEIAEAIGKSFDGEYSSDDQGYIFDCSKVNDTLLSVDFGGFNISANISNFVTSAKDRCVLNVKQSESTYMLGDAFLVDAYVVYDLENYEISIAQASFNNQEEDIEVISDTVPGATPAPGYFSTWVYKPGSPIGTGDFINVSWTSYSEFSQYKSLLATAAQSDDASSFSSSGGSSESTTKKQNAGYKYRSSFSFSLLSFISYFLL
- the PAU15 gene encoding seripauperin PAU15 (hypothetical protein; member of the seripauperin multigene family encoded mainly in subtelomeric regions; SWAT-GFP and mCherry fusion proteins localize to the vacuole) produces the protein MVKLTSIAAGVAAIAAGVAAAPATTTLSPSDERVNLVELGVYVSDIRAHLAQYYLFQAAHPSETYPVEIAEAVFNYGDFTTMLTGIPAEQVTRVITGVPWYSTRLRPAISSALSKDGIYTAIPK